The following are encoded in a window of Pyxidicoccus trucidator genomic DNA:
- a CDS encoding Bax inhibitor-1/YccA family protein has product MAWETSGWQQGASAPVDSVLVQESQRAFMSRVHGWMFGGLLVTAIAALMTVSNEPLLRAVINFRMPLLLVQFGAVLALSYLAPRLSGPVAAGMFLGYSALTGMTLSIFFLIYTAGSIAQAFFLTSAVYGAMAVYGTVTKKNLSAWGTFLFMGLIGVVLASVVNIFMRSDAMSFVVACASVIVFAGLTAYDTQKLREMHANHGYSSAATVSIVGALTLYLDFINLFIAIMRLVGKRR; this is encoded by the coding sequence ATGGCCTGGGAAACTTCCGGATGGCAGCAGGGCGCGAGCGCCCCTGTCGACTCCGTGCTGGTGCAGGAGTCGCAGCGCGCGTTCATGTCGCGCGTCCACGGATGGATGTTCGGTGGGCTGTTGGTCACCGCCATCGCGGCCCTGATGACGGTCAGCAACGAGCCGCTGCTTCGCGCGGTCATCAACTTCCGCATGCCGCTGCTGCTGGTGCAGTTCGGCGCGGTGCTGGCGCTGTCCTACCTCGCTCCCCGCCTGTCGGGTCCGGTCGCCGCGGGGATGTTCCTCGGCTACTCGGCGCTCACGGGGATGACGCTGTCCATCTTCTTCCTCATCTACACCGCGGGCAGCATCGCCCAGGCGTTCTTCCTGACATCGGCTGTCTACGGCGCGATGGCGGTCTACGGCACCGTCACCAAGAAGAACCTGAGCGCCTGGGGCACCTTCCTCTTCATGGGCCTCATCGGCGTGGTGCTGGCCAGCGTGGTCAACATCTTCATGCGCAGTGACGCGATGTCCTTCGTCGTCGCCTGCGCGTCCGTCATCGTCTTCGCGGGCCTGACGGCGTACGACACCCAGAAGCTGCGGGAGATGCACGCCAACCACGGCTACAGCAGCGCCGCCACGGTGAGCATCGTCGGCGCGCTGACGCTCTACCTGGACTTCATCAACCTGTTCATCGCCATCATGCGGCTGGTCGGCAAGCGCCGTTAG